The Sylvia atricapilla isolate bSylAtr1 chromosome 9, bSylAtr1.pri, whole genome shotgun sequence genomic sequence ACCATAATTACAGTTTTACTGGTATGAATTACTGTGAGAAGAAGCATCTGTTTCTCAGTGTAGAAAAGTGATGGCAAATGTGATCAGGAAGAATTAAATACGTAAGTGTGCGGGTATTAAGTGCATGGCTTAGGCAGAATTTTATTGGGAGAtttttgggtgtttgttttggtttttttaaagtgctttgcATGATCCACCAGCAGAAAAGGCCTGTAGGAAGACCAGTACTAGCTGGTTGATATTACAGGAATAGAAAAGGTAAGCATTCATGTAGTCAAGCTTTGATtagaatattgaaaaaaaaaaaagaaaaaagccaaggaccatacatttaaaaacagaactgaaatgttTCTACACATCTTAGAATACAACCAAAAGAACATGTTACACTCAGATTATGAGAACTAGCCTGTTCTGACACAATTTATAAAGTGACAAAGTCCACAGCAAAGCTATTGCTTTACTTCCATAATGTAAACACATCTGAAAGAAATATATGCTGACAGTTTCACAGATCGGATAAGTAAAACCAAAGCAATTGGTCATATAAACCTTTTGTCCCTCCAAGGCTTAGCTTACAAGCTCAGGCTGTACATTTATTCTTCGAAGGACATCTTCTGGCATACAAAAGACAGGATTGACAGCCTTAATTTGTTCTTCTCCTAATAAAGACAGTCCAGCAATACCAAATAAGGTGTGAAATGGATCcacctggaagaaaaaagaaagtatgtATCTGTTTACAAAAGTCAATCAGTTTTTCACTTGTATggaataaaatttttgtttgcCAGCAAGAGAACTGAACATCTCCATGGCTGGGCTAAACAGTACAACTGAAAAAACTTTCATTTGTGCTGACATGTGTTGACAGGCAAGACAATTTCCATAGCAGGCATTTAGAATACTATGATTTACTCAGGAATGCTTGCCAACTATCTGCTCTTAAGACAATTTTCAACTCTTGAGTTAGACAAAAAGCACTCACATTTGTCTATTAGCATGCAATATCATAGGGTGGTAGGAGCAAAgataattaacattttaaaagtaaactAAATCATCTACGTGTACCACTTCCATGAACGCCCCATTTGTTCTTCAGAAACATCATAACGCTCTTTAATGGTCCCCaaatgcagagctgtgctgtaaAGCTTCGGGAGGCAAACAGCAACCTATTCTGCTAGAAAACCTCTCAGAACTATAAATAACCCCTCCTTCCAAACCTATACTCCTAAAACCACACAACCACCACCCCCTCTccccccacaaaacaaacaaatgaaaaaacaacccaaacgCAAAATCCACCTAAAAGACAAGGTCCGTTAGGAATGAGTTTCTGcaggaacaaagcaaaaacctgGGTGCCAACATTTCTACAGGAATGGAAATTTCTGCACTTCAGCAATCAAAGACAGgtaaaaataatatgaaatgaCTGCTAATATAACATAGAAAAATTCTCCCAAAGGTGCTCTCTTTAGATATAGAGAAAAggttctgcagggctgctcttccAAGAAGACACAAATGTTTCAGTactcaaaggcagaaaaacatttaGACTTCAAGTTCAGAGCTTTTCTTGGAGaattctgaaaaggaaaaaggtctTCCTGTAAGTCCCTTAGAAATACAAAAGTCTTCCTATTTTAAGAACACAAAAACACTTCCCAAATGACAGATCGAAGTAActagattttttcccccagctgggAATAAAGTAGCTAGTTGCAAAAAATCAAAAggttactttattttttaatgcatttgtgGAGAAGGAAGCAGACATGGGCAGCTGCAATAAAACAGCTAATACCTTTCTAGACCATTAACAGATAAGCCAACTGTTCGACAGGAACTCCAATGAATTCTCACAAAACTTTTTACTTTATCTGTTCCAGCACTCTTGAAAGATACAAACTTTATTTGCTATTTCACTGGGACAATATCAATTACTTCCACTTGAAACCAGAGAGAACAGACCGGCTAAATCATAACTGCTCTCTCAACAAGCAAAAAATGCATACCACCAGCTTCTTGACAATGTTATCATGAAAGCTTCTTCCTCCCGCAGCTAGATGAATGCCAGCTACAAGATTTATTCAGTGGCTGGGCTAGCAAAGAATGAAAGTTAGCATATAGGGATTCTTAATAAAAAACTCATTATTTATTCAGATCAGACAACACCACCAAGAGAGCTGAAGACTACTTAACCTACAGCAGGCTTTAGCTTGCAGGTCATTTCACAAAACAGTaataaacccaaaaaactcACATGCCCACTAGAAAACCCATCACCAAACTGTTTTTACACAGATCTTCCGAATGGTCTCGTGaaaaatggtttgtgttggatgTGTTACGAGAACCAAACCAGATTTTGTAAGGCATAGTGACTGACTTCATTGGGGGTTACAAGTGCATTATAAAGAATGCTCCCCAAGTACACCCTCAATGGGAATTCTACCCTCTTCTTTCTTCAGAGTAAACTCCAGCCTCtgcaaaacccacctggacCATGGAGTTGAGATACACTCAAGCAGAAGTGGACATTTTCATGTgtcttttatttagaaaaaatatttactgaccATATCTCCTGGTCTGTCAGCAAATCCTCCGGTCTCCTCATCCTGGCAAGCCAAAATAAAACAGCGCAGTTTCTCTCTGTCAATCCACTGTATCCTACCAATCATCTTCAAAGAAGCAAGCACCCACCACGAATAACATACGTCAGGTAACTGGCAAACAGAGAAGCAGATTAGtatttgatttggttttaaaCATAATGTTGCAAATTTAACTGGTAATTCTGCACATTACCAGGTGTGCTGTCATAATACTCCTGCAGAGACACAACACTTGAGAGTATCTTTGGAGCAAGAGTTTCTTGACAGAAACTCTTTTCAGCAGGCTTCTGTTTTCAGGAAGGGAAAATAGCTTTTTCAAACTTCAAGAAACAAGACCACAAGAATGTCATTTTTTAAGACTTCACATTCCAtgaaagagactgaaaaacCACAGCACTTTTTTCAagaggaaatacaaagaagtTCATATCAACTATTTGTATTTTGGGAGCAAGGGGGGAAGCAGAGGAACCTGTTGGTTGACTACCTATTTGCCAGAGATTACTCTAGGTTACACAAATTTCTAGTGTGATGTGGAACACTATGACACTCAGGATTTACATCCAGTAACACTGTAATTTTTATACAAATTCTATAGAAAAGATTATTCCCAAAGTCAGAAAGTATTAAAAACCCAGTTCAACAGGATAATGGTTCAAGTGGTCAGCAAGGTATCTTTCAGTATGGGTACCTTTCTATCCTGAGGACTGCATGACAAGTGCTAGTGACAAAAGAATCAGGATGAACGCCTGACTTCTTTGAAAGTTTACTAAATGTTCTGTAGAACTCATGACATTTTGCGGAAGTAGTtcagcttcaaaaaaaaaatctctactgAGGtttgaacaaagaaaagaagccaCACAATACCTTCTCTGGTCGTCCATTGAGACCTCCAGAAGGTAACTGACGTTCGCAAAGCCACCAACCCAGCAAGTCAACATTTACTTGATGCAACTGGTCTGTTATAGCCAGAAATCCTATGCAACAATAGATCTAAAATTACAGACATAAATCTTTTGTGTATTAAAAAACTAAGCATAGTTTAGCAGACTAAATGCAGGAAGATCTCAAAGCAGCGATACAGTCATGTAAATCATGCAAAATAAGCTTGCACGCGTTCCAGCGTTAAGTTTTAACAACTCTTCCTTCAGAAAAGTATGCTATTGTTACAGCTGCTTTTGTAAAAAAGTACCAGTAGCACAATTTAATTACACAGCTGTAGTATTTTACTAATATAAGACACTAATGCAAGGTTTAGAAAATGATCCTAGGAGATGTGAGAGAGCCAcgtaattttattttaaaaacagattctCTAGCCAGAGTGGTCAAACTGACTTCTGCAGGCAAAATTTTTATCAGAACTTTGCATCCAGTCTATAGTTTGCTCTTGTACCTGCCTTTTACCCTAATGCTTGCAGAGAGTAAATGAAAGACCAAATGAATTCCCTAGCAGAAACAGGCAAATCTGGATCATTAACTGCCTTGACAATTTGCTGGATGTTCAGTCATGTCACACTTACTTTCAAAGTGCCATGTACTTATCTGCCTTGATTAATCTCCCttgaataattaatttaaaaattaataacttttttcCTGGGAGATAACATTTATAGTGCAACAGCATACTTTAGTCACATTTCATGTGGTCACtaagaaagcagcaaagcaaaaaaagccaagaatCATAAAAccattaaggctggaaaagacatCTAAAATCAAGTTCAACCTTTAACCTAATACCATCAAATAACACTAAACCATATTacaaagtgccacatctactcatgttttgaacacttccagggatggagactccaccacttTCCTAGGGAGTCTGTTCAAATGCTTAACCACTCCtttggtgaagaaattcttccaaatATCCAACCTGATCCCCCTGcagtgcaacttgaggccattttcccttgtcctgtTATGAAGTGACTGGGAGAAGAGGCCTTgccacaacctcctttcaggtagttgtagaaCAGTAAAGTCTCTCCTGAACCTTCTTTGCTCAGGACTAAACACTCCAGtacccccagctgctcctcacaggccTTAtgttccagccccttccccagctccatgaCCCTTCTCTAGACATGTTCCAGCACCATAATGTCCTTTTGGAAGTGACAGGCCCAAAAGTGCCCTCAGGactggaggtgtcccagctctgccagcacaggggacagcaaCGGCCCTGCTTCAGTGATCGATCACGCTGGGACTGGTACAGCCCAGATGCCAACAGCCTTCTTGCCCACCTGTGCACATCTGGGCTGATGTTCAGCTCCTGTCCACCAGCACCCCCGGGTCCcttcctgctgggcagctttccagccactcttccccaAACCTGGAGCATTCAACTGGGTTGTTGTGACacaagtgcaggacctggcacttggccttgcTGGACATCACGCAGTTAGTTGGCTTTGGCCCAGGGATCCCACCTGTCCAGACCCCTTTGTAGAGCCTTCTGCCATCACATGAATCAAAACTCCCACACAAACTGGTCCTTCCTGTGACCTTACTGAGGATGCACTCGATGCCTTTGTCCAGACCCCTGATGAGGATATCAAGCAGGACTGGCCCCAAAACTGAACCCTGGAGAATCCCATTTGTGACTCTTCGCCAACTGGATTTAACATCATTCCCCACTACTCTCTGGGTCTGGCCACACAGCCTGTTTTTCTCACCCAGCCAAGACTgcacctgtccaagccatgggctgcagcatctccacGAGAATGCTGTAGGAAAGCGTGTCAAAAGCTTTACTCAAGTCTGGGTAGACACAGCCACTGCCTTTCTCTCATCTGCTAGGCAGGTCACCaggtcataaaaggagatcagtTTTGGCAACATTCCCAGAAAGTGACTGGACTTCCATGGAGGTGAAAGAGAGAGTTTTTTAAGGAGTATGTGAATAAGTACAACAGATCTAATCCTCACAGGAAATGCCAGCTGCAAACAGAGTGGATTCAGTTTTGAACACTAGAACACAGTCTAACCTTTCACATTATAAGGGTGATGCTACTGTACATGAAACTATAAGGTAAATACATGTAACagatttaactttttttcctgattttaaacaaagaagGAGCAGGAAACCCAGCACTTGACAACAAAATGCCTCCAGTATTTTCAATAAGGTGAATCCTGGCTATGGCATTACACACCATAATTATGCAAAATAAACAGGTAACTGCAACAGCAttaaaagttgatttttttcacacatTCAGGTTAAGTGCACTAAACTCttctatgaaaagaaataaaaatatgaaagacaaatttaaatttatttaaattatataaatttccTGTTGAAAGAAGTTATTAGATTGTCTTCCTCAGGAGATTCCTTAATTTGTTCTAATTATaccacttttttcttctcaaatagattttattttactgagcTTTTTTCAGAATTCACTGTCACCAGTAACAGTGCGTAACACTAGTGATTCTAGCAGATAAATATTCCTATTACTAAGTTTGGTAAGCCATCTTAAAACTGACTTTCCTCAAAAAATTAAGTCATGCCTGACAGGATTTGtgtctcatttttcttcaggtGCATTGGCTGATAAATCTCAAACGTACTGTGTGATTAACCTTTATGTCTCATTATGATCTGTGTCAGAAACAGTTATAAATCTTGTTGACCATCTCCACTGATAGCCATTTCAAATTCTCTAAAAATCCTGATGCTAGCAATTTCAAAATCACTATGCCAAGACTGAAATACAGTCCTAAAAGCTGTTTCattatgatatttttttctacctAGACTAAACTCTCGAGTCTCGACTCACCTTTTCAGACTAGTTTACTTATCtgctcatttattttaactaaCATACTAGAATCAGGCATTTGGGCAACAAGAGGTACACCAGTTATCATTGATACATGTTGTAAAGAAACATTTATAGGCAATATGTGATGCTtgctaatttaaaatatttccatataaaGAGAAACTCACCTGTCCTGCATGTGATTCGGAACCCGGTCTACAACCAAATCCTCCATCAAAGTTCATACAGGACAAAACGAATTCCACTGCTTTTTCCACATCAATAGCATCCAGCTTTCCCTGCAAGTCAGAAAACAACTAATGCACTTGCTATTCTACCAAGCTGATCTTCTGCATAAACTTCAGCAGTACCAAAGAGCAGTACCAATCAATTCTCTACTTGTGCAAGTGATGGTTAAGGACTCACCAGGAGTGCAAGagttgctgcagcacagaaagagaACCTTGTATCTATTTCTCCTATAATGTGAGGGGTAAGGAAtgaaataagattattttttcaacaAACATACATTTAAATCACTACTGAAAATATgcaagaaaatgttaaaattctATGTTTCatatcaaaaaacaaaaatcagctaaaaaaatccccccataaaatttaattttccagcttATCAATTATTTCCCCAGAATTTAAGTGATCTGTATGTTTTACTATGCACATAAAGTCAACAACTCATTTAGAGCTGGACAGCTATATATCCAAATCAATTCAGTTAGCAGTAATTTACAAACAACTGTTTAATTTTAGAATTCATCTGTAGTGCTCTACAGATAATTGTGGAGCAAtggaaataatgcaaaaatgATCTGACAACTCTTGCTCTGCCTTAAGTCCAGCCGGAAGCAGAAGCCTTTTCTTGTTTTAGGGGAAATCTAATTAAAGTTACAAGGTTTCTTTTGCATATTTGTAcctaaagaaaaatcaaagcccCTACACCTAGAACAGAAGAAGTGCCTGTCAAGTCCAATATAACTATTGTAGCACAAACTCCAGGCAATTAACACTTGAAGTCACAATTTAAAATTGAACTCAGCTGCAAACACTCAGTTTCTTGGTTGAACTTTTGCAAGACTTCTCTTCATAAGAAACTCACAAGCTGAAACacataaaccaaacaaacatcTGCTGCTCCGTCCTACATCAGGAATCACACTCCTTCAGCTGAGCCTCTTGGAAATAATCTCAATCCATTGTGCAATTGGTACATTTGTGACAATACTTCAACAAAAAGGATGCAGCAAACTATGAACCAGATTAGTACACAGAATATCATCTACCTTTACAGTAGCCTACATATACTGCTAAGATCTCAGCTGCTGAATTTTACCTGAACAAGAGTGATATGCAATAGATTTTCTTAAATTTAGGCCTTCAATGGTGATAAATACTTTTAGAGTGACTAAATATTTATGCCACAGCTTAAAAATGACATGTTTGTTCATAAAGAATTTATATGCAGGAACAAAATCACTATTAACAGAAGTTCATGAGTATAAACCCTGTTTTTCTCACTCCCACATAGTGAAAAATCATTTCACAGTTGACATGGATATAGATCATTACTAACTACCATCAAACATCAAATAGCAAGTATAAAACATTCGTTATGAAACAGTGTATCTAGTATATCAATGTACTGTTAAAGTTAAAAATGTccagaagttttcttttctaagaACTGGACACTTTATTCTTAATACAAGAATGGAACTGAAGTTGAGAATATTTATTAAAGGAATGAAATATAATTCTGCCCttcagaagccttttttttttaatgactcagaaaataaaagtgttcATGTGTAATACATATGCAAAAAGACCATTGAAGGAAATTTAAGTTTACAGACTTACCCAAGTCAACCTAGACACTACATTTAAAAGATCTAAAAATTACCCCATTCATCTCCAGCAAACGATCCATCTTCTTTCTGCAAGCTCTGTATATATTCAACAATTTTATTTACATCAACTATATGGAGACTATCATATAAGATAAGAatctagagggaaaaaaaaagacacagtaACAatcaaagagaagcaaaaatttaaaaaactcatttctcagtaacaaaaacaaaaacaacatgGATGTATAAAAGATTTGGTTTAATTAACTCTGAATACTATTTGGTAAGGTATTGGTATTTGGTAAGGTTTATTAaagtaaactttttttcccactttagTAGTTGTGGTGCTATTTAGGAGTGGAGCTGGAGCCTAGATCCCAAAAAGCCTCTCCAGTGGAAAGGCCGCTTGGCGAAACTCAGGCGAAGCATTCAAGCTCAGACATCCACACACGCCACGTGGCTCGCTCAGCCAGGACAGGCAGAAGGCCATGACACCAGATCAGTTCTGGCAGTTTATTTCCAGGAACCGAAGGGAAACCCAGAGTCAAGAGGTCAGGTCCATCTGCTTATCCCTGCTTAAGAATGGGGTTCAACAGCCAGTGACCTTGGGAAAACAACAATACTGTTTCTGAGCCTCATCTGACTTCACGTTTTTACTCATAACTTGTATATCAGGTAAAGAGAATAATTAAGAATTTATTATATataacaaaatggaaaaaaaaaacaaccagctGAAATTAAGCAATATTATAATACCAATCCTGAAAAACACTGGACACTCTGACTTTAAACCTAGTTAGCTGGTATCTTTCAACTGTTAGATAAAATCTAAGTCttatggaaaattaaaaaaaaaaaaaaaaaaaaaaaaaaaaatgtacaattCCAACAGGAAATATGTAACTACAGCATGCACCCTAAATGCAAATCTGAACAAATTACTATTAACTGTGATCACAAGAAGATATGGCGTGACCCTTTAAACATCCTGGATACATAGATAGGACCAAACAGTGTTTGTTTGCTGAGACCATGCATACTCATTAAGATGTGCTGGTTAAGTTTACCACAAAAACTTTACATTCGCCTTTGTGAACACTTTTTCAGtttgcacagccacagctcaaTTTAGTTAACATGAAGATATCTCCTAGTAATATCAAGTCTATATTTAAGAACTAACATCTCTAATATGTAAGGTAACAACCCCAAATTGTATCCCCCCTTATACTGAATGGGAATTTGTGAAATGAGCTGGATTGGACAGCTTGGAAAAGCTCAGGctgaagaaatttaaatgtCCTGGTTCTCACAGTATTCAGAGTAATTCTAGTGCTAAAGTGGTAATAAACATCAACCTTAGAGCATCCTGTCCTACCTAAGGGGTTCAAACCCAGTACCTTAAATACCTTAAACTATGCTGCTTAAATGCAGCATAGTTTCTGCCTAGCAAAGCATGCTGTATTTTTTGTAATGCCATTAAAATACTTCATCCATAGACTGAATGAGATGCACGCTGCAAGCAATCAAGCTAATCATTCAGAAGTGTTTTAGCCTTTTCAGTACTTTTTCACACAATGGTTTGCATGAgcagaacaaaccaaaacaaaaccagaacaaaacaaaagacacaAGCAATAGTGAGAAAGTAAGTCTATAATGGAGATAgtcacagtgaaaaaataagATCGAGAGTTAATTCTTATCAGGGGGAGCATATgcaccaaataaataaattaagtgCTCAACAGACTAGTACAATTTTTCAATTACATGCCCACAAAAAActcttataaaaataaaaattttactttttccagTTATATGTATCTGTTACCTCAGAGTACACaaagaataatttataaaatcaaaaattatcTATAAAATGCTTCAGTAAAACCTATAGCTAAGGAGTATTTTAAGATAACTTACACAGTAATTTAATTACTTGACCATTAAAAGTAAAACATTCCCAAATATGACAACGTTGAGAAAgtgtgttgggggttaggttttgttcctttttactctaaagaattttttttcccataacttaccaaggagactaaatgtcgtacttaataatatttaacaaaacaaagggatggtcgaagctcggaggggggtggggtttgggggcagagaaaaggacagagcttcaggtagccaGGCTGTCTGGTTTTCGGCGTTCGGGTGCCCTTGCTGGACGATTTCACTGCAGcccagtcttgggaaatctatcatcatctgctcaccctggaattctgagctcctctgccgcactgcgagagctgggccagccctgccctgccggggtagttccatcagcactgctcgTCTGCTACAGCATGACCCTGCACTCCCCTGCCTGCCGGGACATCTCTGCCACTCTGCAGTTACCAGCCCGAGACTCTTTTatccactgttcccagcttggtgctctgaggatcctgcgGGGGCACCGAGAgcaaactgccctgggttttttgtgaagcaaagtcctcgaagttcttggtactgttttttgttatcaatgctgtaggttgtgtttgtttgtttggtttgttatatattagtaaagaactgctatttctatttccaaaatcttttgcctaaaagcttttaacggaaaaaattataattgggaaGAAGGGTGgtggtagtttacattctccataccaagggaagctccagctttccctggcagatacctgtcttcctaaaccaagacaaagTGATACAGTTAAATCCTATGATTTTGTCGATCAggtattttttcccaatatataagatactgaaataatttttgcagtGGGCTTCCAACAGTAACTGGTTCATAAATCTGCAGTCATCAAAATCTTAATCACAAacaattttttctaaaattaccCTGCTACACTTACCTGGACAGCACTGAGGGTATACAGAAGATGAGGATCATGACCTGTGCTGGCACTTATTCCACCACATTCATGTTGACACGATTTGATGAACGacagaatttcttctttgttcatTCGGTGCAGCTGCCCCATGAGATCCATTGCTGTCAGCCCCCAGTACACACCACTCATCCTCAAATATTCCGACATACAGTATTCCTAAACAGTGCATTATTTTAGGTCTTGATCAGACAGGCACATCATGAATATAGCACAATGAAAATACATTAGTTAACTTTCACAAATAGCTTCTAGTTAGTCAACCATCTTCCATCCATTTAACAACTGCACATCAGCCACTCACAGGTATTCTGTACATCATGCAcgtgtatatatacacactcaCACATACTGAAAAATGCATATGTAAATACCAACACATACTACACTCCCTTCCTCCCGATATTTTTCTAGTTCAACGCATCAAGCTCAATATCAAATCAGGCACAAATAGCTGCGTGCCAATTCCGTTCAGATTACTTATCCTGGCATTCAAAGAAGTCCTCAAACTGCCGTCCCATCTAGTTTCAAAAAATAACAAGTCTATTATTTCCAAGTGCCAAAACTTGCACAATTTGAAGTTGCAATAGGAAGTGAAATTTTATACTGACTTCTCTTACATTGATTACATCACCTACactacataaatatttttacatgcaGTACAATTGAAAGCAATAGTGCTTGGAGTGCTTTTGTGAACAGTAAAGGGAAGTGCAACTTTTCTTCACATAAGCAGTTATTGACAATTTTCACCTGCTGGAAGGGGAATCCCACTTATGACTATAAAACTGATGTAAGTTGTCCCATCAAAAGAGTAATACGCAAATGCAACTCTACTTCATCCATTCTAGTGGATAAGGGTGCTAGTAGCTTATTTCTCAGGTCTCAGAGTGATTACAGAGCTAAAATAATAATCTTCAAATTGACAGTCAGATAATACATGCCAAAACTCATCACAGACctagagaaatttaaaaaggcaCCTTTTATTAATACTCTGGATTGCGGGGTAAAAACAATTAGCTGGTCAACATGCATCTAACCTTTAACTCTGAGCGaacaaaaaaaggtaattaCTGCTAACAAAACCACGGTTGTACTGTAACAAACTGATACCTACGTAATCATCTTTCTTTGTTCCATATGAAGCTATATAGTCCGCATGTTTTTCTGAAAGTAACGTGCTTGGGGCATCGGGTTTTATTACAACATCCTTTTGCGGCGTCCCCTGTAAAAAGCGCCAATAAGTCAGTTGCAATGTCAGGTCAGCAACTTGGTATAATATAGCCAACACCGGTGACTGCgactctgggaaaaaaaccatctCTCTAGCTACGCTGAGCCTAGGTCAGGTTGCGTATCTCACGCCATCACTGTTTAGCCTGGCTAAACCCTTCCCCGGGAAAAGCTGAGAACCAAACCTTGCAATAAAGCTAAAAACTAACACCAGCTCGCCAAGAATAACCCGCAGCGCCGGACGCAGgagcccttccccagccaggCCCGGCCGtgccgccccgcgcccgcccccgcggggcccggcccaGCCCGCGCGCTCCCGGCGCCGCTCTACAGCCGGAGGAGCGAGCGCCAACCCCCGTCCCCCCGAGCGGACCCAGCGCGACTCGCGTTCCCCCAAGGCCGAGACAGCCGCGCGCCAAAAAACAACGCGTTCCCGCAGGCGAGACGAGCCGCAACTCGAGCCCCGCGACCCACCATGTTCTCCGCACGCCCAGGAAGAAGCGAGGCGGAAGGCGGCGGCCGGTGAGGCCTCTCTGTGcccgcccgggccccgcccgggccccgcccGCCGGCGCCTGCGCAGAAGCAGGCGGCGC encodes the following:
- the RABGGTB gene encoding geranylgeranyl transferase type-2 subunit beta isoform X2 produces the protein MDLMGQLHRMNKEEILSFIKSCQHECGGISASTGHDPHLLYTLSAVQILILYDSLHIVDVNKIVEYIQSLQKEDGSFAGDEWGEIDTRFSFCAAATLALLGKLDAIDVEKAVEFVLSCMNFDGGFGCRPGSESHAGQIYCCIGFLAITDQLHQVNVDLLGWWLCERQLPSGGLNGRPEKLPDVCYSWWVLASLKMIGRIQWIDREKLRCFILACQDEETGGFADRPGDMVDPFHTLFGIAGLSLLGEEQIKAVNPVFCMPEDVLRRINVQPELVS
- the RABGGTB gene encoding geranylgeranyl transferase type-2 subunit beta isoform X1; translation: MGTPQKDVVIKPDAPSTLLSEKHADYIASYGTKKDDYEYCMSEYLRMSGVYWGLTAMDLMGQLHRMNKEEILSFIKSCQHECGGISASTGHDPHLLYTLSAVQILILYDSLHIVDVNKIVEYIQSLQKEDGSFAGDEWGEIDTRFSFCAAATLALLGKLDAIDVEKAVEFVLSCMNFDGGFGCRPGSESHAGQIYCCIGFLAITDQLHQVNVDLLGWWLCERQLPSGGLNGRPEKLPDVCYSWWVLASLKMIGRIQWIDREKLRCFILACQDEETGGFADRPGDMVDPFHTLFGIAGLSLLGEEQIKAVNPVFCMPEDVLRRINVQPELVS